Proteins found in one Actinomycetota bacterium genomic segment:
- a CDS encoding minor capsid protein: MISVAVARFLDNLGVLIYDEAGIEGYCFTGPLPPEPDLAISIRQYGGTGDFQHGYDTPRVQVLVRAATNDEALTKATEIYTVLHALRYTTLDSGGDAEAYMVFCKALDLPSDIGIDENGRHQFTTNYEIEHTVVSTNRE; encoded by the coding sequence ATGATCTCGGTAGCCGTAGCCAGATTTCTGGATAATTTAGGCGTGCTGATCTATGACGAAGCAGGGATCGAGGGTTACTGCTTCACGGGACCTCTGCCGCCCGAGCCGGACCTGGCAATCAGCATCAGGCAATATGGCGGCACGGGGGATTTCCAGCACGGCTATGATACACCTCGGGTACAGGTCCTGGTACGTGCAGCCACGAACGATGAGGCTCTCACAAAGGCCACTGAGATCTACACCGTCCTGCATGCTCTCAGGTATACCACACTCGACTCTGGCGGGGACGCGGAAGCTTACATGGTCTTCTGCAAGGCACTTGACCTTCCCAGCGACATTGGCATAGATGAAAACGGCAGACATCAGTTCACCACGAATTACGAGATAGAACACACGGTAGTTTCGACCAACCGAGAGTAA
- a CDS encoding phage tail tape measure protein: MALKVGELYAILGLDDKPFQQGMAGIGGALGNLTKIGAAAAVGIGAALAGAAVVGVKEFAKFQQGMNEVFTLLPGISQQGMDQMSGQVKKLATDFGIMPEKVIPALYQAISAGVPPENVFDFLRTSAKASIGGVTDLETAVDGISSAVNAYGKETLSASDASDIMFTAVRIGKTTFTELSKSLFNVDPIAAALGVTFGQVAAALASMTAQGVPTEVATTQIRQMFAELSKSGQQASDTFQQLSGKSFRDFVAGGGTLQQALQIMEQHAKDTGVGINDLFQSVEAGSAALTLTGKGTETFTNNLAAMAGAAGATDQAFDKMKDGVLQKWNKLKADLEVIAINIGAVLLPPIQSAADGILGAFDTIKKWWDDHEFEIESKIQALIDKLKDLGDHAKEGWDKLGGEEQKPKISDQIGGPPTPGPNKVSGAELTAGMFSMGAEQGAEAGGKLARVWTEVLVPAAKALGAVLMLLASGAFMILTTALNGVIDILYGIGQAIGDVIVWFAATPQHLQTLGSWFTNIFTSIDNALTSFENTVNGVFSSIGSTIAGVASGAWGAVDGAFWGMVNSASGALGGLLGVVSSIGGQILGALGDVGGLLYGAGVSIIQGLYDGIASKVGEVYDFVSGIGGQIKDLKGPIEKDRILLVPEANAIMDGLINTITGRASDLTSTMKNITGMIQVGAGGGVPALAGAGPGASNQPVNVAVYVPESMSQIKQLIRVEVNSIAQTAKVSSESQVKSR; this comes from the coding sequence ATGGCCCTTAAAGTCGGAGAACTATACGCAATTCTCGGCCTCGATGATAAGCCGTTTCAGCAGGGCATGGCGGGCATCGGCGGGGCCTTGGGCAATCTTACAAAGATAGGTGCCGCTGCCGCCGTTGGGATTGGTGCGGCTCTTGCCGGCGCCGCCGTGGTCGGCGTCAAGGAGTTTGCCAAGTTTCAGCAGGGCATGAACGAGGTCTTCACCCTGCTGCCAGGCATTTCCCAGCAGGGCATGGATCAGATGTCTGGTCAGGTGAAGAAGCTCGCCACCGACTTCGGCATCATGCCTGAGAAAGTCATTCCAGCACTCTATCAAGCTATCTCCGCTGGCGTCCCCCCAGAGAACGTTTTTGACTTTCTCCGCACTTCAGCCAAGGCATCCATCGGTGGCGTCACCGATCTTGAAACCGCTGTGGATGGCATTAGCTCGGCGGTTAATGCCTATGGGAAAGAGACGCTCTCTGCCTCAGATGCGTCGGACATCATGTTCACGGCTGTCCGAATAGGCAAAACGACATTTACTGAGCTGTCAAAATCTCTATTCAACGTTGACCCGATTGCTGCAGCTTTAGGGGTTACTTTTGGCCAGGTGGCAGCAGCTCTGGCATCGATGACCGCTCAGGGTGTCCCCACCGAAGTTGCTACGACTCAAATCAGGCAAATGTTCGCCGAGCTCTCGAAGTCCGGCCAGCAGGCATCAGACACATTCCAGCAGCTCTCCGGCAAGAGCTTCAGAGACTTTGTTGCTGGTGGCGGTACTTTGCAGCAGGCCCTTCAGATAATGGAACAACATGCCAAGGACACCGGGGTCGGCATCAACGATCTATTCCAGTCTGTGGAAGCAGGCTCAGCGGCCCTTACGTTAACCGGCAAAGGCACTGAAACCTTCACCAACAACCTGGCCGCGATGGCTGGTGCCGCCGGTGCCACTGATCAGGCTTTTGACAAGATGAAAGACGGCGTTCTGCAGAAGTGGAACAAGCTCAAAGCTGATCTGGAAGTCATCGCCATCAACATCGGGGCCGTATTGCTGCCGCCGATCCAGTCTGCCGCTGACGGTATCCTCGGCGCTTTCGACACAATCAAGAAGTGGTGGGACGACCACGAGTTTGAGATTGAGTCGAAGATACAGGCCCTGATCGACAAGCTGAAAGATTTAGGGGACCACGCCAAGGAAGGTTGGGACAAGCTCGGCGGAGAGGAGCAGAAACCTAAAATCTCTGATCAGATAGGTGGACCGCCAACGCCTGGACCGAACAAGGTGAGCGGTGCCGAGTTGACCGCGGGTATGTTCAGCATGGGCGCTGAGCAGGGGGCTGAGGCAGGCGGCAAACTGGCCCGCGTTTGGACGGAAGTCCTTGTGCCAGCTGCCAAGGCTCTTGGGGCGGTTCTTATGCTCCTCGCCTCTGGTGCGTTCATGATTCTCACGACCGCGCTGAATGGCGTGATCGATATTCTCTATGGTATCGGGCAAGCCATAGGCGACGTAATCGTTTGGTTCGCCGCAACACCGCAGCATCTCCAAACTTTAGGTAGCTGGTTCACAAATATCTTTACAAGCATTGATAACGCTCTCACCTCATTCGAGAACACAGTTAACGGCGTTTTCTCCTCGATCGGCTCCACCATCGCAGGAGTGGCAAGCGGCGCATGGGGCGCGGTGGATGGGGCCTTTTGGGGCATGGTGAACTCGGCTTCGGGTGCTTTGGGAGGCCTGCTCGGCGTTGTCTCCAGCATTGGTGGCCAGATCCTCGGAGCTTTGGGCGATGTTGGTGGGCTGCTTTATGGCGCCGGCGTTTCGATCATCCAGGGACTCTACGACGGCATCGCAAGCAAGGTAGGCGAAGTCTACGATTTCGTCTCCGGCATTGGTGGCCAGATCAAGGACCTTAAAGGCCCGATAGAGAAGGACCGAATTCTTCTGGTCCCTGAGGCCAACGCGATCATGGACGGCCTTATCAATACCATCACTGGCCGCGCCTCCGATCTCACAAGCACCATGAAGAACATCACCGGCATGATCCAGGTTGGCGCAGGCGGTGGAGTGCCTGCGCTGGCAGGAGCAGGGCCGGGCGCATCAAATCAGCCGGTCAATGTCGCCGTCTATGTCCCTGAATCCATGTCGCAGATCAAGCAGCTGATTCGTGTGGAAGTCAACAGCATCGCCCAAACTGCGAAGGTCTCATCAGAAAGCCAGGTGAAGAGCAGATAA